In the Wyeomyia smithii strain HCP4-BCI-WySm-NY-G18 chromosome 2, ASM2978416v1, whole genome shotgun sequence genome, one interval contains:
- the LOC129720338 gene encoding uncharacterized protein LOC129720338 has product MAPLPAARLASFERPFTHVGVDFFGPVTVKIGRSHAKRWVALFTCLTIRAVHLEIAYSLSTDSCISCFRRFVGRRGAPLEVYSDNGTNFVGAERVLMRQIKSDMAEAFTNANTKWLFNPPSAPHMGGVWERMVRSVKAAIESIDTGRKLNDEGFLTLLIEAESNEEIEDLETFLELNERDYSRLQLTTKMIKTIEKLQAQFREKPEDCKEHEEWVEEVSNNDSEYCQENAVSWDADNPYHGISLEEVSI; this is encoded by the exons ATGGCTCCCCTACCAGCTGCCAGGCTGGCCTCCTTCGAACGTCCTTTTACTCACGTCGGGGTGGATTTTTTTGGTCCAGTGACGGTCAAAATCGGACGTAGTCACGCTAAGCGTTGGGTGGCACTGTTCACATGCCTGACGATCAGAGCAGTGCACCTCGAAATAGCGTATAGTTTGAGCACAGATAGTTGCATTTCATGTTTTCGTCGCTTCGTCGGTCGTCGTGGAGCTCCTCTCGAAGTCTATAGCGACAACGGTACCAACTTTGTAGGAGCGGAAAGGGTACTTATGCGGCAAATTAAAAGTGACATGGCGGAGGCGTTTACAAATGCTAATACAAAGTGGCTTTTCAACCCTCCTTCGGCCCCACACATGGGCGGAGTTTGGGAAAGGATGGTGCGATCCGTTAAGGCAGCGATCGAGAGTATAGATACGGGAAGAAAGTTAAATGATGAAGGGTTTTTGACGTTGTTAATTGAAGCAGAGA GCAATGAAGAAATTGAAGATCTGGAAACATTCCTAGAGTTAAATGAACGTGACTATAGTAGATTACAGTTAACAACAAAAATGATCaaaaccatcgaaaaattacaAGCACAGTTTCGTGAAAAGCCAGAAGACTGCAAGGAACATGAAGAATGGGTTGAAGAGGTGTCGAATAACGATTCGGAATATTGTCAGGAAAATGCAGTCTCCTGGGATGCTGATAATCCTTATCATGGCATTTCACTCGAGGAAGTTAGCATCTAG
- the LOC129720339 gene encoding uncharacterized protein LOC129720339 encodes MAPPHMERLETLIDFGVELQGLCDPLQASGEIAHLNNPSLLQELEDKLPTSLKLQWGMQKQINPNVTLQTFADYMSQMVTAASHVTKLVNRFNDRRLGDRRNNNKSKEKVLLNTHSSFPVTLRSKSATVNTFAFLDDGSSLTLVEQSVAHELGVTGPTELLYLKWTGDVTRCESDSKEISLELSGLAGTKFDGIQSARTVSELKLPVQSLDPFSLAQQYPHFKGLPISRYENALPRVLIGLDQVNLSLSLKCREGRLGEPVATKTRLGWCVHGGGRNGILKPIGVCCYVSDTRADNELHDLVKMHFEIDDIGTKPLMELESVDDTRAKNILRDTTKRTDGRLETGLLWRYDQFEFPESYHMALRRLECLERRMSRDPALKQNVHQQIQDYQSNGYAHRATDEEFVAADPRRCWYLPLGIVTHPKKPGKVRLIWDAAAKVDGISLNALLLKGPDLLSSLSGISIRFREKPIAISGDIRQMFHKIRIRPEDRHAERFLWREDTTKKPDVFLNDVATFGSSCSPCSAQYIKNKNAEEYAAEFPRAAEAVVKCHYVDDLLDSFDTKEEAMQVAAEVKLIHSRGGFDIRGWRSNSPAVLRHLGETVVPAVKNLDLEKGDGACCGYLPKTNWLSQFKCGWDQEIGDEAFDLWRKWTDNLCHIDNIRLPRCFIGRNPSGSIRSIQLHTFVDASEEAYSTAAYYRIIFADGTISCVLISAKAKIAPLTPLSILRLELRAAVRGARLASFVGDNHTYAIDKRIFWSDASTVLAWIRSDARRYRQYVSCRIGEILTLTETQEWKWVPTKMNTADEATKWGHGPCLSPEKEWFRGPTFLQYPEQQWPIQKSNVKFETVEELRSCFVHNVIIRKPIIKFERFSLWVRLVRSVTWMSTVS; translated from the exons ATGGCACCGCCGCATATGGAACGTCTTGAAACTTTGATTGACTTCGGAGTAGAACTTCAGGGGCTCTGCGATCCTTTGCAAGCATCCGGTGAAATAGCTCATTTAAACAATCCATCGCTATTACAGGAGCTAGAAGACAAATTACCAACATCGCTAAAGCTTCAGTGGGGAATGCAAAAGCAAATTAACCCAAATGTAACCTTGCAGACTTTTGCCGATTATATGTCACAAATGGTTACAGCTGCTAGTCATGTGACCAAGCTAGTTAACCGCTTCAACGATCGACGCCTGGGTGATCGTAGAAATAATAACAAATCGAAGGAGAAAGTGCTACTAAATACACACAGCTCAT TTCCTGTAACTCTGCGAAGTAAATCAGCGACGGTGAACACGTTCGCGTTTTTAGACGATGGTTCATCTCTAACGTTGGTAGAGCAGTCAGTCGCCCACGAGTTAGGTGTAACCGGACCAACGGAGCTTCTTTATCTGAAATGGACCGGGGATGTAACACGGTGTGAATCAGACTCTAAAGAGATCTCACTTGAGCTATCGGGATTGGCTGGCACGAAATTCGATGGTATCCAGTCAGCCAGGACCGTATCTGAATTAAAACTGCCGGTGCAATCTCTAGACCCGTTCAGCCTTGCTCAGCAGTACCCTCACTTCAAAGGGTTGCCGATTTCTCGCTATGAAAATGCATTGCCACGCGTGCTTATCGGTTTGGATCAGGTAAACCTATCGTTGTCACTTAAATGCCGTGAGGGACGGCTGGGAGAGCCAGTGGCCACAAAAACTCGTCTCGGTTGGTGCGTTCACGGAGGCGGACGCAATGGCATTTTGAAGCCTATAGGTGTCTGCTGTTACGTTTCAGACACTAGAGCAGATAACGAGCTACACGACCTGGTCAAAATGCATTTCGAGATAGATGATATTGGCACTAAGCCATTGATGGAACTGGAATCGGTAGACGACACgagggcaaaaaatattttaagagaCACTACTAAACGCACGGATGGAAGGCTTGAGACAGGGCTCTTATGGAGATATGATCAATTCGAATTCCCGGAGAGTTATCACATGGCTCTTCGCCGGCTGGAGTGCCTAGAGCGGAGAATGTCTCGAGACCCTGCATTGAAACAAAACGTGCATCAGCAGATACAAGATTATCAATCGAATGGCTATGCTCATCGCGCTACTGACGAGGAATTTGTGGCCGCTGATCCTCGCAGATGCTGGTACTTACCACTGGGAATTGTGACCCATCCCAAAAAGCCCGGAAAAGTCCGTTTGATTTGGGACGCCGCGGCCAAGGTAGACGGCATTTCCTTAAACGCACTTTTGCTGAAAGGGCCAGATTTGTTGTCATCTCTGTCAGGAATTTCGATTCGGTTCCGCGAAAAACCCATAGCGATAAGTGGTGACATACGTCaaatgtttcacaaaattcGTATCAGACCTGAAGATCGACACGCAGAGCGTTTTTTGTGGCGGGAAGATACAACCAAGAAACCGGACGTGTTTCTTAATGACGTGGCAACATTTGGCTCTAGTTGTTCACCGTGCAGCGCACAAtacatcaaaaataaaaacgccGAAGAATACGCGGCTGAGTTTCCACGCGCTGCAGAGGCCGTGGTGAAGTGTCATTACGTGGACGACTTGTTGGATAGTTTTGACACCAAAGAAGAAGCCATGCAAGTGGCAGCTGAAGTTAAACTTATACATAGCAGAGGCGGGTTTGACATACGTGGTTGGCGTTCCAACTCTCCAGCAGTACTGCGACATTTGGGAGAAACAGTGGTTCCGGCGGTTAAAAATCTGGACTTAGAAAAGGGAGACGGCGCATGCTGTGGCTACCTACCGAAGACGAATTggctttctcaattcaaatgcg GCTGGGACCAAGAAATTGGAGATGAGGCATTTGACTTATGGAGAAAGTGGACCGACAATCTATGCCATATCGATAATATTCGGCTTCCTCGATGCTTCATTGGCCGAAATCCTTCAGGATCGATACGCTCTATTCAACTCCACACATTCGTGGATGCCAGCGAAGAGGCCTACAGCACTGCTGCATATTACCGAATAATATTTGCTGATGGAACTATATCTTGTGTCTTGATATCGGCGAAAGCGAAAATTGCACCCCTTACACCGCTATCCATACTTCGTCTAGAATTAAGGGCAGCCGTTCGCGGTGCTCGGCTAGCAAGTTTCGTGGGTGATAATCATACTTACGCAATCGACAAAAGAATATTCTGGTCGGATGCTAGTACAGTACTAGCCTGGATCCGGTCAGACGCTCGCAGATATCGGCAATACGTCTCTTGTCGAATTGGTGAAATACTCACGCTTACCGAAACTCAGGAGTGGAAATGGGTACCGACGAAAATGAACACTGCTGATGAAGCCACAAAGTGGGGTCATGGCCCCTGTTTGTCACCGGAAAAAGAATGGTTTCGCGGACCAACATTTCTGCAGTACCCAGAACAGCAATGGCCAATCCAAAAAAGCAACGTTAAATTCGAGACGGTAGAAGAATTGCGATCATGTTTTGTGCACAACGTAATTATACGCAAGCCAATAATTAAATTCGAACGATTCTCTCTGTGGGTGCGGCTTGTTCGATCGGTTACCTGGATGAGCACGGTATCCTGA